One region of Desulforamulus hydrothermalis Lam5 = DSM 18033 genomic DNA includes:
- the guaA gene encoding glutamine-hydrolyzing GMP synthase: MSFAEQELILVLDFGGQYTQLIARRIRDCRVYCEIEPYNVSLDKIKALNPRGIVFSGGPASVYLPDAPKVDPAVYELGIPVLGICYGMQLMTQQLKGKVVAAEQHEYGRTRMQVMQCDNILKNLTADEECWMSHGDRVEEAPPGFQVIARTDKAPVAAMANPDKKLYAVQFHPEVVHTPKGTEILKSFLFDICGCSGAWNMGSFLEEAVREVKQKVGNRQVLCALSGGVDSSVAAVLVHRAVGDRLTCVFVDHGLLRKNEAQQVVETFRNRFNIKLVHVDASERFLEKLKGITDPEQKRKIIGAEFIRVFEEEARKLGDIDFLVQGTLYPDVVESGTATAAVIKSHHNVGGLPEDMQFELIEPLRWLFKDEVRRLGEELGLPEEIVWRQPFPGPGLAVRILGEITREKLAILREADFVVTDEIKKAGLAREIWQYFAVLPDMRSVGVMGDGRTYAYAVVVRAVYSHDGMTADWARIPHEVLANISTRLVNEVAEVNRVVYDITSKPPGTIEWE; the protein is encoded by the coding sequence ATGTCCTTTGCCGAGCAGGAGCTTATCCTGGTGCTGGATTTCGGCGGCCAGTACACCCAGCTGATTGCCCGCCGCATCCGGGACTGCCGTGTTTATTGTGAGATTGAACCTTACAACGTGTCCCTTGATAAAATAAAAGCCCTAAATCCCCGGGGCATTGTTTTCTCCGGCGGCCCTGCCAGTGTCTATTTGCCCGACGCCCCCAAGGTGGATCCGGCTGTTTATGAGCTGGGCATCCCGGTGCTGGGTATTTGCTACGGCATGCAGTTAATGACCCAGCAACTGAAGGGGAAAGTGGTGGCTGCCGAGCAGCATGAGTACGGACGCACCAGAATGCAGGTAATGCAGTGCGATAATATTTTGAAAAACCTTACCGCCGATGAAGAATGCTGGATGAGCCACGGCGACCGGGTAGAAGAAGCGCCGCCGGGCTTTCAGGTAATTGCCAGGACTGACAAGGCACCGGTGGCAGCCATGGCCAACCCGGACAAGAAGCTGTATGCGGTTCAGTTTCACCCCGAGGTGGTTCACACCCCCAAGGGTACGGAAATTCTCAAGAGCTTTTTGTTTGACATTTGCGGCTGCAGCGGCGCCTGGAACATGGGTTCATTCCTGGAGGAGGCGGTTCGGGAGGTTAAGCAAAAGGTGGGCAACCGCCAGGTTTTGTGTGCCTTGAGCGGCGGCGTGGATTCTTCCGTGGCGGCGGTGCTGGTGCACCGGGCGGTAGGTGACCGGCTCACCTGTGTGTTTGTAGATCACGGTTTATTAAGAAAGAACGAAGCACAGCAGGTGGTAGAAACCTTCCGCAACCGGTTTAACATCAAACTGGTGCATGTGGACGCTTCGGAACGTTTCTTAGAGAAACTAAAGGGTATTACCGATCCCGAACAAAAGCGTAAAATCATTGGTGCCGAGTTTATCCGGGTGTTTGAGGAAGAAGCCAGGAAACTGGGCGATATTGATTTTCTGGTACAGGGCACCCTGTACCCGGATGTGGTGGAAAGCGGCACCGCCACAGCGGCCGTCATTAAATCCCACCATAATGTGGGGGGCCTGCCGGAAGATATGCAGTTTGAACTGATTGAACCCCTGCGCTGGCTGTTTAAGGATGAAGTGCGCCGGTTAGGCGAAGAACTGGGCCTGCCGGAAGAAATTGTCTGGCGCCAGCCTTTCCCCGGCCCCGGTTTAGCGGTCAGGATACTGGGTGAAATCACCAGGGAAAAACTGGCCATATTGCGCGAGGCAGATTTTGTGGTGACCGATGAAATTAAAAAGGCCGGCTTGGCCAGGGAAATCTGGCAATACTTTGCGGTGTTGCCGGACATGCGCAGCGTCGGTGTCATGGGTGACGGGCGTACTTACGCTTATGCTGTGGTGGTGCGGGCGGTTTACAGCCATGACGGCATGACCGCCGACTGGGCCCGCATCCCCCATGAGGTGCTGGCCAACATTTCTACCCGCCTGGTCAACGAGGTGGCAGAGGTTAACCGGGTGGTGTACGACATTACTTCCAAACCGCCGGGTACTATTGAGTGGGAATAG
- the hpt gene encoding hypoxanthine phosphoribosyltransferase, whose amino-acid sequence MHPHVEKILLNEQQIQERVKQLGQQITADYQGESILMVGILKGAMIFLADLVRNIEIPTFFDFMAVSSYGAGTVSSGVVRILKDLDKSVEGKHVIIVEDIVDTGLTLQYLLENMKSRGPASLKVCTLLDKPDRRKVDIPIDYNGFRIPDEFVVGYGLDFNERYRNLPYIAVLKPEIYKG is encoded by the coding sequence ATGCATCCCCATGTGGAAAAAATACTGTTAAACGAACAGCAAATCCAGGAACGGGTCAAACAGTTAGGTCAGCAAATTACCGCAGACTACCAGGGCGAGAGCATCCTGATGGTGGGCATTTTAAAGGGAGCCATGATTTTTCTGGCGGACCTGGTGCGCAACATTGAAATACCCACTTTTTTTGATTTTATGGCGGTGTCCAGCTACGGGGCGGGCACAGTTTCTTCCGGCGTGGTTCGTATTTTAAAGGACCTGGACAAGAGTGTGGAAGGCAAACACGTTATTATTGTGGAGGATATTGTTGATACCGGGCTTACCCTGCAGTACCTGCTGGAGAATATGAAGTCCCGCGGGCCGGCCAGCCTGAAGGTTTGCACCCTGCTGGACAAGCCGGATCGCCGTAAAGTTGACATTCCCATAGATTACAACGGTTTCCGCATACCTGATGAGTTTGTGGTGGGCTACGGTCTGGATTTTAATGAGCGGTACCGCAACCTGCCTTATATTGCGGTGCTGAAACCGGAAATTTATAAAGGTTAA